The Punica granatum isolate Tunisia-2019 chromosome 4, ASM765513v2, whole genome shotgun sequence genome has a window encoding:
- the LOC116205940 gene encoding uncharacterized protein LOC116205940, with amino-acid sequence MDGHHPSRIEAERLLGVAEKLLLARDLNGSKEFALLAQETEPLLEGSDQILAIVDVLLAAERRVNNHHDWYSILQIDRRTDDQELIKRQYRRLALLLHPDKNKYPYADHAFRFVAASWAVLSDPSKKTVFDRELSFFSRVDLSAAAAAAQQVKLPVRRTGPVAGAFAEVARAHTGERPPPPQPQPPQEPAVGDDGGGDRSRFATFWTTCPYCYYLHEYPAMYENCCLRCQECHRAFHGAPITSPPPQLPGKDAYHFCWGAFPLGFVVTKTEPKVVPKPPAAASKSASAQKKAGGRGSGARRAAAPAAPGPNGPRKRGRPRKYA; translated from the coding sequence ATGGACGGCCACCACCCTAGCCGGATCGAAGCCGAGCGGCTGCTCGGAGTCGCCGAGAAGCTCCTCCTCGCCCGTGACCTTAACGGCTCCAAGGAATTCGCGCTCTTGGCTCAGGAGACCGAGCCGCTCCTCGAGGGCTCCGACCAGATCCTCGCCATCGTCGACGTCCTTCTCGCCGCTGAGCGCCGCGTCAACAACCACCACGACTGGTACTCCATCCTCCAGATCGACCGCCGGACCGACGACCAGGAGCTCATCAAGCGCCAGTACCGCCGCCTCGCTCTCCTCCTTCACCCCGACAAGAACAAGTACCCCTACGCTGATCACGCCTTCCGCTTCGTCGCTGCCTCCTGGGCGGTCCTCTCCGACCCCAGCAAGAAGACCGTCTTCGATCGGGAGCTCAGCTTCTTCTCCAGGGTTGATCTGTCCGCCGCCGCTGCCGCCGCGCAGCAGGTGAAGCTGCCGGTGCGGAGGACCGGCCCCGTTGCAGGCGCATTCGCTGAGGTCGCTCGGGCACATACGGGGGAACGACCCCCTCCGCCGCAGCCTCAGCCGCCGCAGGAGCCGGCGGTGGGGGACGATGGGGGCGGCGACAGGTCTAGGTTCGCGACGTTCTGGACCACTTGCCCGTACTGCTATTACTTGCACGAGTACCCCGCCATGTACGAGAACTGTTGCCTGAGGTGTCAGGAGTGTCATAGGGCTTTTCACGGTGCCCCCATCACCTCCCCACCGCCGCAGTTGCCAGGGAAGGACGCGTACCATTTCTGCTGGGGGGCTTTCCCGCTTGGGTTTGTGGTCACCAAGACCGAGCCGAAGGTTGTGCCAAAGCCTCCGGCAGCTGCAAGTAAGAGCGCTTCAGCTCAGAAGAAGGCAGGGGGCCGAGGGTCAGGAGCTAGGCGTGCCGCCGCCCCAGCAGCACCGGGGCCAAACGGGCCAAGGAAGAGGGGACGGCCGAGGAAATATGCGTAG